A DNA window from Brenneria izadpanahii contains the following coding sequences:
- the cheR gene encoding protein-glutamate O-methyltransferase CheR: MKSTPSQNRPEPVSILTQMVDRLPLSDVHFRRISQLIYQRAGIVLADHKREMVYNRLVRRLRLLGINDFGQYLALLESDPNSAEWQAFINALTTNLTAFFREAHHFPILAEHARKRPNGYSVWSTAASTGEEPYSLAMTLAEVFGNRAGSSCQVVASDIDTQVLEKATAGIYRQEELRSLSPQQLQRFFLRGTGPHSGLVRVRPELASMVHFQQLNLLAPEWSIPAPFDAIFCRNVMIYFDKETQERILRRFVPLLKPGGLLFAGHSENFSQISREFYLRGQTVYGLAKER; this comes from the coding sequence ATGAAAAGCACACCATCGCAGAATCGCCCCGAACCAGTTTCTATCTTGACGCAGATGGTAGACCGGTTGCCGTTGTCGGATGTTCATTTCCGGCGCATCAGCCAGCTAATTTATCAGCGTGCGGGGATTGTACTGGCCGATCACAAAAGAGAAATGGTTTACAACCGTTTGGTCAGACGATTGCGTTTGCTTGGAATTAACGATTTCGGCCAATATCTCGCGTTGCTGGAATCCGATCCGAACAGCGCCGAATGGCAGGCTTTTATTAATGCGCTCACGACTAATTTGACGGCGTTTTTCAGAGAGGCTCATCACTTTCCGATATTAGCCGAGCATGCCCGCAAACGTCCCAATGGTTACTCGGTCTGGAGTACTGCGGCATCGACGGGCGAAGAGCCTTATTCTCTTGCGATGACGCTTGCTGAGGTTTTTGGCAATCGGGCCGGCAGCAGTTGTCAGGTTGTGGCCAGTGATATCGATACGCAGGTGTTGGAAAAAGCGACGGCCGGTATCTATCGGCAGGAAGAGTTGCGTTCGCTTTCTCCGCAGCAGCTACAGCGATTCTTTTTACGTGGCACCGGCCCGCACAGCGGGCTGGTGCGAGTTAGACCGGAACTGGCGTCCATGGTGCATTTTCAACAGTTAAATCTGTTGGCTCCCGAATGGTCTATTCCGGCGCCATTTGATGCCATTTTTTGTCGTAACGTAATGATTTATTTTGATAAAGAAACGCAAGAACGAATTTTGCGTCGCTTTGTCCCGCTGCTTAAGCCAGGCGGATTGTTATTTGCCGGACATTCAGAAAATTTCAGTCAGATCAGTCGAGAATTCTATTTGCGCGGGCAGACGGTTTATGGACTGGCTAAGGAAAGATAA
- a CDS encoding methyl-accepting chemotaxis protein: MFSRIKVVTSLVLILAFFGALQLISAGLFFSSLKTDNEIFSSTQVLNQKKSELDATWSFLLQTRNTLNRAGIRIALDREGQGAGAAFDELLALAKSQLNAANEHFANYEKTALVAHQDPAIAREVKENYMALHQALAELAQFLSNDEFEKFVEQPTQGFQDNFEKAYYAYQEDSEKLYRLGIAENSEAYDSALWIIGSIIVLVLLLVLIAWSGVQKLIIRPLHIVVEHIRHLARGDLTKTIDFHSKNEMGLLADSLRNMQSEFVTTVSAVRQGTDAIYTGATEISAGNNDLSSRTEQQASALEETAASMEQLTSTVKQNAENARQASQLALSASETAQKGGRVVDNVVKTMHNIAGSSQKIADITSVIDGIAFQTNILALNAAVEAARAGEQGRGFAVVAGEVRNLAQRSAQAAKEIKGLIEDSVNRVDEGSVLVESAGETMAEIVSAVTRVTDIMGEIASASDEQSKGIDQVSQAVTEMDSVTQQNAALVEQSASAAIALEEQVRILNQAVAVFRIADSNGSAYQTPQSSQTEKRQKPALLAVSEGAEKKPKENQSAGNWETF, translated from the coding sequence ATGTTCAGTCGTATAAAGGTTGTTACAAGTTTGGTACTTATATTGGCTTTTTTTGGAGCGCTTCAGCTGATTTCAGCCGGTTTATTTTTTAGCTCATTAAAAACGGATAATGAGATTTTTAGTTCAACGCAGGTTCTTAATCAAAAAAAATCAGAATTAGATGCTACATGGTCATTTTTGCTACAGACGCGAAATACGTTAAACCGGGCAGGTATTCGCATTGCGCTGGATAGGGAAGGACAGGGCGCCGGCGCGGCCTTTGATGAATTGCTCGCCTTGGCTAAATCACAATTGAATGCTGCAAACGAGCACTTTGCCAATTATGAGAAAACGGCGCTGGTTGCGCATCAGGATCCGGCTATCGCCCGCGAGGTGAAAGAAAACTATATGGCTCTGCATCAGGCTCTGGCGGAGCTGGCCCAATTTCTTTCCAACGATGAGTTTGAAAAATTTGTCGAACAACCTACCCAGGGATTTCAGGATAATTTTGAAAAGGCTTATTACGCCTATCAGGAAGACAGCGAGAAGCTATATCGCTTGGGCATCGCAGAAAACAGCGAAGCTTATGATTCCGCGCTTTGGATAATAGGCTCCATCATTGTTTTGGTTCTGCTTCTGGTGCTGATTGCCTGGTCCGGCGTGCAAAAGTTAATCATCCGGCCGCTTCATATTGTTGTTGAACATATTCGCCACCTTGCCCGAGGCGATCTGACGAAAACGATCGATTTTCACAGTAAAAATGAAATGGGGCTTTTGGCTGACAGTCTTCGGAATATGCAGAGCGAGTTTGTTACCACGGTAAGCGCGGTGCGTCAGGGAACGGACGCCATTTATACCGGCGCAACCGAAATTAGCGCGGGCAATAACGATCTTTCCTCTCGCACCGAACAGCAGGCGTCCGCATTGGAAGAAACGGCCGCCAGCATGGAGCAATTGACCTCGACGGTGAAACAGAATGCCGAGAATGCCCGGCAGGCTAGTCAACTGGCGTTAAGCGCATCGGAAACGGCGCAGAAAGGAGGGCGAGTCGTCGATAATGTCGTCAAAACGATGCACAACATCGCCGGCAGTTCGCAAAAAATTGCCGATATTACCAGCGTGATTGACGGCATTGCTTTCCAGACCAATATTCTGGCGCTGAACGCGGCGGTTGAAGCGGCGCGCGCCGGGGAACAAGGCCGAGGTTTCGCGGTTGTGGCCGGCGAAGTGCGTAATTTGGCGCAGCGTAGCGCTCAGGCGGCAAAAGAAATTAAAGGTTTGATTGAAGATTCTGTAAATCGTGTCGATGAAGGTTCTGTACTGGTTGAAAGCGCCGGGGAAACGATGGCGGAAATCGTCAGCGCGGTAACTCGGGTTACTGACATTATGGGCGAGATTGCCTCGGCTTCTGATGAGCAAAGTAAAGGTATTGATCAGGTCAGCCAGGCGGTTACGGAGATGGATAGCGTAACGCAGCAAAACGCCGCGTTGGTTGAGCAGTCTGCTTCCGCCGCCATTGCGTTAGAAGAACAGGTGAGAATTCTCAATCAGGCGGTTGCGGTATTCCGTATTGCTGACTCCAATGGGAGTGCGTACCAAACGCCGCAATCGTCACAAACGGAAAAACGTCAGAAACCCGCGCTGTTAGCCGTTTCTGAGGGGGCTGAGAAAAAGCCCAAAGAGAATCAGTCGGCCGGGAATTGGGAAACCTTCTGA
- a CDS encoding protein-glutamate methylesterase/protein-glutamine glutaminase, giving the protein MNKIKVLCVDDSALMRQIMTEIINSHPDMEVVATAPDPLVARDLIKKFNPQVLTLDVEMPRMDGLDFLEKLMRLRPMPVVMVSSLTGKGSEITLRALELGAIDFVTKPQLGIREGMLAYSELIAEKIRMAAKARLPQRSKTHEPMTIIQHTPLLSSEKLIAIGASTGGTEAIRHVLQPLPPTSPALLITQHMPPGFTKSFAERLNKLCQITVKEAEDGERVLPGHAYIAPGARHLELARSGANYQVRLNDGPPVNRHRPSVDVLFRSVAQFAGRNAVGVILTGMGNDGAAGLLELHQAGAYTLAQDEASCVVFGMPREAIAMGGVDEVVDLHQVSQRMLTQISAGQALRI; this is encoded by the coding sequence ATGAACAAAATTAAAGTGTTATGTGTTGATGACTCTGCCCTTATGCGTCAGATCATGACCGAAATCATTAATAGCCACCCTGATATGGAAGTGGTAGCGACGGCTCCTGATCCGTTAGTCGCCCGTGACTTAATTAAAAAATTTAATCCGCAGGTATTAACGCTGGATGTCGAAATGCCGCGTATGGATGGATTGGATTTTCTTGAGAAATTAATGCGTCTGCGCCCGATGCCGGTTGTCATGGTGTCCTCTCTGACGGGAAAAGGGTCAGAGATCACCTTACGGGCTCTGGAACTGGGCGCAATCGACTTTGTGACAAAACCGCAGTTAGGTATTCGCGAAGGCATGCTGGCATATAGCGAACTGATTGCTGAAAAGATTCGCATGGCCGCCAAGGCGCGGCTGCCGCAGCGCAGTAAAACCCATGAGCCGATGACGATTATTCAGCATACGCCGCTGCTCAGTAGTGAAAAACTTATCGCGATAGGCGCATCCACAGGGGGAACCGAGGCGATACGCCACGTGCTGCAACCTCTGCCGCCGACAAGCCCGGCATTGCTGATTACGCAGCATATGCCGCCGGGATTTACCAAATCCTTTGCGGAACGTCTGAATAAGTTATGTCAGATTACGGTGAAGGAGGCCGAAGACGGTGAGCGCGTTTTACCGGGGCATGCCTATATCGCTCCTGGAGCGCGGCACCTGGAACTGGCGCGCAGCGGGGCAAATTATCAGGTGCGGCTAAATGATGGCCCGCCGGTTAACCGTCACCGTCCATCGGTTGATGTATTGTTTCGTTCGGTCGCTCAGTTTGCCGGACGAAATGCAGTAGGGGTCATCCTTACGGGAATGGGAAACGACGGAGCTGCCGGTTTGTTGGAACTTCATCAGGCCGGTGCCTATACCCTGGCACAAGACGAAGCAAGTTGCGTGGTGTTTGGCATGCCGCGCGAGGCTATCGCTATGGGGGGCGTCGACGAAGTGGTGGATCTGCACCAGGTTAGTCAGCGGATGCTGACACAAATCTCTGCCGGACAGGCATTACGTATATAA